From Pseudomonas sp. stari2, a single genomic window includes:
- a CDS encoding ABC transporter permease yields the protein MSNDLPARLAVPLSRRQILPLNPPWRRLRGLALPLLIVIALEIIVRVGWLPSYQMPAPSEIALTLFDLAEGALWKHIGASLIRVLIGFAIGASLALVFAAWVGLSREAEAYLEPTFAALRSIPSLAWVPLLLLWLGIDETSKIVLIAIGAFFPVYVNVVAAIRNIDRKLVEVGRIYGFSRLQLVHRILLPAALPGLFTGLRSGMSLAWMFLVAAELIAATKGLGYLLSDGRETSRPDIVLAAIIVLALLGKLSDGLLAALERRWLAWRDTFTGQGSKD from the coding sequence ATGAGCAATGACCTGCCCGCCCGCCTCGCCGTGCCGCTGTCGCGCCGACAAATCCTGCCGTTGAATCCGCCCTGGCGGCGCCTTAGAGGGTTGGCCCTGCCGCTGCTGATCGTGATCGCCCTGGAGATCATCGTGCGCGTCGGCTGGCTGCCGTCCTATCAAATGCCTGCGCCGAGCGAGATCGCCCTGACCCTCTTCGATCTGGCCGAAGGCGCACTGTGGAAACACATCGGCGCCAGCCTGATCCGCGTGCTGATCGGGTTTGCCATCGGCGCGAGTCTGGCCTTGGTATTTGCTGCGTGGGTCGGCCTGAGCCGTGAGGCGGAGGCGTACCTGGAGCCAACCTTTGCCGCGCTTCGCTCGATTCCCAGTCTGGCCTGGGTGCCGCTGTTGCTATTGTGGCTGGGCATCGACGAGACCTCGAAAATCGTCCTGATCGCCATTGGTGCGTTCTTCCCGGTATACGTCAACGTCGTCGCGGCAATCCGCAACATCGACCGCAAACTGGTGGAAGTCGGCCGCATCTATGGTTTCAGTCGCCTGCAACTGGTGCATCGGATTCTGCTGCCCGCTGCCCTGCCCGGCCTGTTCACCGGGCTACGCAGCGGCATGAGTCTGGCGTGGATGTTTCTGGTGGCGGCCGAGCTGATCGCGGCGACCAAGGGGCTGGGTTACCTGTTGAGTGACGGGCGCGAAACCTCGCGACCGGACATCGTACTGGCGGCGATTATCGTGTTGGCGCTGCTGGGCAAACTCAGCGATGGGCTGCTCGCCGCGCTCGAGCGCCGCTGGCTGGCCTGGCGCGACACCTTTACCGGCCAGGGCAGCAAGGACTGA